The following coding sequences are from one Dehalococcoidia bacterium window:
- a CDS encoding MmgE/PrpD family protein, producing MPDADPIFALARHVAATRYDVIPRAAREAARRSIMDTLGTALAGGGMPLGRTAADIARAWGGAPECSLLGYADRLPAPHAVFANAALARVTDLDDMDETVGEHPAIAPVMSALAAAEAGGPSEARKDDGRTLVAAVALATDTGIRIRSALRSEPGDRPWCPEVYAPFAAAAAAGRVFGFDEERMVSALGIALEQVSGTWQMHREGASVYQLQYALAAKAGFLSAWLARQGVTGPTKVILGEYGLARHYSVGGMDVERLTAGLGERYLNTQATVKVYACGGFTHRPIEGMRRLAKQHGIAWDAIERIVVRINKHGYQRVCHPIEVKRAPPSFLEAQFSAPFAVATAAVLGDVFLDEMNEKTMRDPRVLALARRVECVMDPSLDRPGLILTPVVVEVTMRGGATHRVVVERVRGHPGEPLTLVELGDKFRRCARHAQSPLPGERVERAIGMLARLEDVPDVREVTALLRSG from the coding sequence ATGCCTGACGCCGATCCGATCTTCGCCCTCGCGCGGCACGTGGCCGCGACGCGGTACGACGTCATCCCGCGCGCCGCGCGGGAGGCCGCCCGGCGCTCCATCATGGACACGCTCGGCACGGCGCTTGCTGGCGGCGGCATGCCGCTCGGCCGGACCGCCGCGGACATCGCGCGCGCGTGGGGCGGCGCCCCGGAGTGCTCCCTGCTCGGCTACGCGGACAGGCTCCCCGCGCCGCACGCCGTCTTCGCCAACGCCGCGCTCGCCCGCGTGACCGACCTCGACGACATGGACGAGACAGTCGGCGAGCACCCGGCCATCGCGCCGGTCATGTCGGCGCTGGCCGCCGCCGAGGCCGGAGGTCCTTCCGAAGCGCGGAAGGACGACGGCAGGACGCTCGTCGCCGCCGTGGCGCTGGCGACGGACACGGGCATCCGCATACGGTCGGCGCTGCGCTCGGAGCCGGGCGACCGCCCGTGGTGCCCGGAGGTGTACGCGCCGTTCGCGGCGGCTGCGGCGGCGGGCCGCGTGTTCGGCTTCGACGAAGAGCGCATGGTCAGCGCGCTGGGCATCGCGCTGGAGCAGGTGTCCGGCACGTGGCAGATGCACCGCGAGGGCGCGAGCGTCTACCAGCTCCAGTACGCGCTGGCGGCGAAGGCGGGCTTCCTCTCCGCGTGGCTCGCGCGACAGGGCGTCACCGGGCCGACGAAGGTCATCCTCGGCGAGTACGGCCTCGCGCGGCACTACAGCGTCGGCGGGATGGACGTCGAGAGGCTGACCGCTGGCCTGGGCGAGCGCTACCTGAACACGCAGGCGACGGTGAAGGTGTACGCGTGCGGCGGCTTCACGCACCGGCCCATCGAGGGGATGCGCAGGCTGGCGAAGCAGCACGGCATCGCGTGGGACGCCATCGAACGCATCGTCGTGCGCATCAACAAGCACGGCTACCAGCGCGTGTGCCATCCCATCGAGGTCAAGCGCGCCCCGCCGTCGTTCCTGGAGGCGCAGTTCAGCGCGCCGTTCGCCGTCGCGACCGCCGCCGTGCTCGGCGACGTGTTCCTGGACGAGATGAACGAGAAGACCATGCGCGACCCCCGCGTCCTGGCGCTGGCGCGGCGCGTGGAGTGCGTGATGGACCCGTCGCTGGACAGGCCCGGCCTCATCCTGACGCCCGTCGTCGTGGAGGTCACGATGCGCGGCGGGGCGACGCACCGCGTGGTCGTCGAACGCGTGCGCGGCCATCCGGGCGAGCCGCTGACGCTGGTGGAGCTTGGCGACAAGTTTCGCCGGTGCGCGCGCCATGCCCAGTCGCCGCTGCCGGGCGAGCGCGTTGAGCGCGCCATCGGGATGCTGGCGCGGCTGGAGGACGTGCCGGACGTGCGCGAGGTGACGGCGCTGCTGAGGAGTGGTTAA